From the genome of Hymenobacter sp. PAMC 26628, one region includes:
- the atpB gene encoding F0F1 ATP synthase subunit A, with amino-acid sequence MKHLLSILLFLLTLPVFAQEPAKGAESAEAFNPGEVILHHVADSHEWHWFSTDNGNFVSYFPIIAYQPGKGLSVFSSEKIAEGKSYENLKLNEEHLATLDGSPVYDFSITKNVAALAVSSLLLVFIFTSVARGYRRRVGQAPTGMQSFLEPFVVFIRDEVGKKSIGPKYERYMPYLLTVFFFIWFNNLLGLTPGAANLTGNIAVTLTLALLTLIITLFSSNKAYWTHIFWTPGVPLPLRIIMIPVELIGVITKPFSLMIRLFANITAGHIIILSFISLIFIFRSPWTGFLSVPFGLFISVLELLVSILQAYIFTLLTAMYIGGAVEEHHHEEDLGIAEQSRGGSNLGHLTRPDVAAH; translated from the coding sequence ATGAAGCATTTACTGTCGATTCTCCTTTTTCTGTTAACCCTGCCGGTTTTTGCCCAAGAGCCCGCCAAGGGCGCTGAGTCGGCCGAAGCCTTCAATCCGGGGGAAGTTATTTTGCACCACGTTGCCGACTCCCACGAGTGGCACTGGTTCTCTACCGACAACGGCAACTTCGTTAGCTATTTCCCCATCATCGCCTACCAGCCGGGCAAAGGCTTGTCGGTGTTCTCGTCGGAGAAAATAGCCGAAGGCAAGAGCTACGAAAACCTTAAGCTCAACGAGGAACACTTGGCTACGCTGGACGGTAGCCCAGTATACGATTTCTCCATTACCAAAAACGTGGCGGCCTTGGCCGTTAGCAGTCTCCTGTTAGTGTTCATCTTTACCTCGGTGGCCCGTGGCTACCGTCGTCGGGTTGGGCAGGCCCCCACAGGCATGCAGTCGTTTCTGGAGCCTTTTGTTGTATTCATCCGCGACGAAGTAGGCAAAAAAAGCATCGGGCCCAAATATGAGCGCTACATGCCGTACCTGCTCACGGTGTTCTTCTTTATTTGGTTCAACAACCTGCTGGGCCTTACGCCTGGTGCGGCCAATCTCACCGGCAACATTGCCGTTACCCTGACGCTGGCCCTGCTCACCCTGATTATCACTCTATTCAGTAGCAATAAAGCCTATTGGACGCACATTTTCTGGACGCCGGGCGTGCCGCTACCATTGCGCATCATCATGATTCCGGTCGAGCTGATTGGCGTGATTACCAAGCCGTTCTCGCTGATGATTCGTCTGTTTGCTAACATCACGGCTGGTCACATCATTATCCTGAGCTTCATCAGCCTGATTTTCATCTTTCGCTCGCCCTGGACGGGTTTCCTTTCGGTACCGTTCGGTTTGTTCATCAGCGTGTTGGAGTTGCTAGTGTCTATTCTGCAGGCATACATCTTCACCCTGCTCACCGCTATGTACATCGGCGGGGCCGTTGAAGAGCACCACCACGAAGAAGACCTCGGCATCGCCGAGCAGTCGCGTGGCGGTTCCAATCTGGGCCACCTCACTCGTCCCGACGTAGCCGCTCACTAA
- the porW gene encoding type IX secretion system periplasmic lipoprotein PorW/SprE, producing MTNYSLNFRWLAWAGLLLGLGWLAGCASSTGVVGHAINNVAARDNAFFLAREKLRATETKLYAGRVNDYNQRLPLFPTLDSASVRANRADLNDIIKKASMPIQNRPGSDWTDDAYLLVAWARFYSMQFDDAALTFKYVNSTSKDPNAQHEGLIGLMRTFMTTNQMESAKAVSDLLDREVGAPADARELFLTRADYYLRTEEPKLAIPQLERAVPLIEIKNERSRTRYLLAQLYQEQGDDKKAVEQLNDILAHNPPYELDFFSKLLLAQVSGLDAENKARLDKYFAELLKDPKNKEYRDKIYYEMARLAYRQKDYAGALVQLRTSAKATTTNRSQKSYTYLLAGRIYYENLQKYRLAAAYYDSTVQNMSQTARTYAAVKERADVLKEFAKQYTIVETQDSLQALVRLEPGALDQRLDQYATAELTARQAALAKKLLADKVQARAAELAGRPSLSNSSSLSNLPSGQSAINPLAFDPTAAGTGAQWYFDNPATLGTARADFLRKWDNRRLQDNWRTSSQANSANPAANGSLPITVTGNGDTRVNPTTGAPDGPRAAPAVDPAAEKRDLVVQYRQELPTTPEKLQASNKQVEAALYELGNIYKEQLKERDRGIATYAQQVQRFPQGPNAPDAYYLLYLHYKALPDAAKAAGYAAALQRDFPQSLYAKLIADPQYREHELALHKAVASRVDSAFVLYKNQEFRKATAVLARTERQYPKNDLSDRVAYLKTLLVVRTQPPLTARGMVERFYKDFPDSPLVPEARALASTYQKQDAGQITGALASTDKPVVSMFRPGEIDNRLRVYYSNDESPAAAVTPAPATPAPVVPAGAPGAAAPATGAPKGLPKPIAPNSKASKNAPKAAATGAPAATTPAPVIPKGAPTPAVGAPSPAGTPPPPTGAPALAADPNATAATATPAATAPTAPATAYGTQLSAAHAVVLVFPKGTPPVANLDVALDAYNHRWFRDVNLQVQAEALDDKQDLLVVRALTGAKVAQSYAVKLRGPQSPLGRLRGQGFQVVVISLENLALLQSSGDLAGYQAFFQKVYK from the coding sequence TTGACGAATTACTCGCTGAATTTTCGCTGGCTGGCCTGGGCCGGGTTGCTACTGGGCCTTGGGTGGCTAGCCGGTTGCGCGTCGAGCACCGGCGTGGTGGGCCACGCTATCAACAACGTGGCGGCGCGCGACAACGCCTTCTTCCTGGCCCGCGAAAAGCTGCGCGCCACGGAAACCAAGCTGTACGCCGGGCGGGTGAACGACTACAACCAGCGGCTGCCGCTGTTCCCGACGCTGGACAGCGCCAGCGTGCGGGCCAACCGCGCCGACCTGAACGATATCATCAAGAAGGCATCGATGCCGATTCAGAACCGGCCGGGGTCGGACTGGACCGACGATGCCTACCTGCTGGTGGCCTGGGCCCGGTTCTACTCGATGCAGTTTGACGACGCGGCGCTGACGTTTAAGTACGTGAACTCGACCAGCAAGGACCCCAACGCCCAGCACGAGGGCCTGATTGGGCTGATGCGCACCTTCATGACCACCAATCAGATGGAAAGCGCCAAGGCCGTGTCGGACCTGCTGGACCGGGAGGTGGGGGCCCCGGCCGACGCCCGCGAATTGTTCCTGACCCGCGCCGACTATTACCTGCGCACCGAGGAGCCGAAGCTGGCCATTCCGCAGCTAGAGCGGGCCGTGCCGTTGATTGAAATCAAGAACGAGCGTTCGCGCACCCGCTACCTGCTGGCCCAGCTGTACCAGGAGCAAGGCGACGACAAAAAGGCGGTGGAGCAGCTCAACGACATTTTAGCCCACAACCCGCCCTATGAGCTGGATTTTTTTAGTAAGCTACTGCTGGCGCAGGTGTCGGGACTGGATGCGGAGAACAAGGCCCGGCTCGACAAGTACTTCGCTGAACTGCTGAAGGACCCAAAAAACAAGGAGTACCGCGACAAGATTTACTACGAGATGGCGCGGCTGGCTTACCGCCAGAAGGACTACGCCGGGGCCCTGGTCCAGCTGCGCACGTCGGCCAAAGCCACGACGACCAACCGCTCCCAGAAGAGCTACACGTACTTGCTGGCAGGCCGCATCTACTACGAAAACCTGCAGAAGTACCGCTTGGCGGCGGCCTATTACGACAGCACAGTGCAGAACATGAGCCAGACGGCTCGCACCTACGCAGCCGTCAAGGAGCGGGCTGATGTGCTGAAGGAATTTGCCAAGCAGTATACCATTGTCGAAACCCAGGACAGCCTCCAGGCGCTGGTACGGCTCGAACCCGGGGCCCTCGACCAGCGCCTTGACCAATACGCCACCGCCGAGCTAACGGCCCGCCAGGCGGCGCTGGCGAAGAAGCTGCTGGCCGACAAGGTCCAGGCGCGCGCCGCCGAGCTGGCTGGCCGGCCCAGCCTCAGCAATAGCAGCTCGCTGAGCAACTTGCCCAGCGGCCAGTCGGCCATCAACCCGCTGGCGTTTGATCCCACCGCCGCCGGCACCGGGGCCCAGTGGTACTTCGACAACCCCGCCACGCTGGGCACGGCGCGCGCCGACTTCCTGCGCAAGTGGGACAACCGCCGCTTGCAGGACAACTGGCGCACCAGTAGCCAAGCCAACAGTGCGAACCCCGCGGCCAATGGCAGCTTACCCATCACCGTGACCGGCAACGGCGACACCCGCGTAAACCCCACCACCGGGGCCCCCGATGGCCCCCGCGCGGCCCCCGCCGTGGACCCTGCCGCTGAGAAGCGCGACTTGGTGGTGCAGTATCGCCAGGAACTGCCCACGACGCCCGAAAAGCTGCAAGCGTCTAACAAACAGGTTGAAGCGGCGCTGTACGAGCTGGGCAACATTTACAAAGAGCAGCTGAAGGAGCGCGACCGGGGCATTGCCACCTACGCCCAGCAGGTGCAGCGCTTCCCCCAGGGCCCCAACGCGCCCGACGCCTACTACCTGCTGTACTTGCACTACAAGGCCCTGCCCGACGCCGCCAAAGCCGCCGGGTACGCGGCCGCTTTGCAGCGCGATTTTCCGCAGTCGCTCTACGCGAAACTGATTGCTGACCCGCAATACCGCGAGCACGAGCTGGCCCTGCACAAGGCCGTGGCCAGCCGCGTCGATTCGGCGTTTGTCCTTTATAAAAACCAGGAATTCCGCAAGGCCACGGCCGTGCTGGCCCGCACCGAGCGGCAGTACCCCAAGAACGACCTCAGCGACCGGGTGGCGTACTTGAAAACGCTGCTCGTGGTGCGCACCCAGCCGCCGCTCACGGCCCGCGGCATGGTGGAGAGATTCTATAAAGATTTCCCCGACAGCCCGCTGGTGCCCGAGGCCCGCGCCCTGGCCAGCACCTATCAAAAGCAGGACGCCGGCCAAATCACCGGGGCCCTAGCCTCGACGGATAAGCCCGTGGTGTCGATGTTTCGCCCCGGCGAAATCGACAATCGGCTACGCGTGTATTACAGCAACGACGAATCGCCGGCCGCGGCCGTAACGCCAGCGCCGGCCACGCCCGCCCCAGTGGTACCAGCGGGGGCCCCGGGGGCAGCGGCGCCCGCTACGGGGGCCCCAAAGGGTCTGCCGAAACCAATAGCCCCGAATTCAAAGGCCTCGAAGAATGCACCCAAGGCAGCAGCAACGGGTGCGCCGGCAGCAACCACGCCCGCGCCGGTGATACCTAAGGGAGCCCCCACGCCGGCCGTCGGGGCCCCCTCCCCCGCCGGTACCCCGCCCCCCCCCACTGGGGCCCCGGCGCTGGCGGCTGACCCGAACGCCACCGCCGCTACTGCTACGCCCGCGGCTACTGCGCCCACCGCGCCCGCCACGGCCTACGGCACTCAGCTGAGCGCGGCCCACGCCGTGGTGCTGGTGTTCCCCAAGGGCACGCCGCCGGTGGCCAACCTGGACGTGGCGCTGGACGCGTACAACCACCGCTGGTTTCGCGACGTGAACTTGCAGGTGCAGGCCGAAGCCCTCGACGACAAGCAGGACCTGCTGGTGGTGCGCGCCCTAACCGGGGCCAAGGTGGCCCAGAGCTACGCCGTGAAGCTGCGGGGGCCCCAGTCGCCGCTGGGGCGGCTGCGCGGGCAGGGCTTCCAGGTGGTGGTCATCAGCCTCGAAAACCTGGCGCTGCTGCAAAGCTCCGGCGACCTGGCCGGCTACCAGGCGTTTTTCCAAAAGGTGTACAAGTAG
- a CDS encoding AtpZ/AtpI family protein translates to MPLPPAAGPGPESDPAGNDRMRAVAKYSGMAFQMLATIGLSAWAGTWLDGHYHTKTPWFTIGLMLAGVLVALYQVIRSLTNSA, encoded by the coding sequence ATGCCCCTCCCACCCGCCGCCGGCCCCGGGCCCGAATCCGACCCCGCCGGCAACGACCGGATGCGCGCCGTCGCCAAGTATTCGGGCATGGCTTTCCAAATGCTGGCCACCATCGGCCTCAGCGCTTGGGCCGGCACGTGGCTCGACGGCCACTACCATACCAAAACGCCGTGGTTCACCATTGGGCTCATGCTGGCGGGCGTGCTCGTGGCCCTCTACCAAGTCATCCGTTCCCTCACCAACAGCGCCTAG
- the atpE gene encoding ATP synthase F0 subunit C, with the protein MLLSLLLQVVNSVGLAVMGAGIGAGLAILGAGLGIGRIGGSAMDAIGRQPEASGKIQTAMLIVAALVEGAALFAVVVCLLIALKLQ; encoded by the coding sequence ATGCTTCTCTCGTTGTTACTGCAAGTTGTTAATTCTGTTGGTCTGGCCGTAATGGGTGCCGGCATTGGTGCTGGTTTGGCTATCCTGGGCGCTGGCCTGGGCATTGGCCGCATCGGTGGCAGCGCCATGGACGCTATCGGCCGTCAGCCGGAGGCTTCGGGCAAAATCCAAACGGCCATGCTGATTGTAGCCGCCCTGGTGGAAGGCGCGGCGCTGTTTGCCGTCGTAGTTTGCTTGCTCATCGCCCTGAAATTGCAATAA